AGCGGCTGACGCGCGCGACGCCTCGCACCGAAAAGCGCTCGAGGGGCTCGGTCTCGAGCAGCTCGCTCGCGGCTTCCAGAATCCGTGTGACGGTGGCGGCGGAATCTGCGTCCTTTTCTCGGGCCATCGTCGCAGAGCTTACGCCAGGAGCCCTGGCGTCGAACACCGTTCGATATTGCCAGGAGCGCATCGTGACGCCATCGCTACGCTAGGGGTCGAGCGGTCACGTCGACCGACACTTGCTCAGGAGATCGCATGCGGACCATCATTGCTTGTGCGGCGCTCGCAGCGCTATTCGTGGCCTGCGGGAGTGACGACGACTCGACTGCACGGGGGCGCCCCCTGCCGGAGACCGGAGGCAGCGCAGGCACTGGGGGCAGCGCGGGCACTGCAGGCGGTGATTTTCCCGATGGCTCTGTGGACGCCAGCGGCGGCAGTGACAGCGGAGGCGGAGCGGGCGTAGCCAACGCAGGCGCCGCGGGCGCTGCAGGCAACGCGGGCGCCGGAGGCAGCGCGGGCGTTGGCGGCAACAGCAGCGGCGGCAGCGGCGGAACGGGCGCGTGCCCCGGCGGCGGTCCTCCGGCCACTTACTATCGGGACTGCGATGGCGACGGCTTCGCACCCGCGGGTGCGGCGCCGATCGTTTCGTGCCAACCGGTGACCAGCGTCAGCTGTGGTGCTGGAAAGTTCGGGGGCACGACCTTGAAGGCGCCTAGCGCTGGCAGCACGGACTGCCAAGACGACAACGCCAAGGCGTTTCCGGGACAGACCGCGTACCAGACCCAATCCGACCCCAAGATCGGCTTCGACTACAACTGCGACGGCAAGGAAACGAAGGAGTCGGTCAAGCTCTACACCTGCTTCACTCCCGCATTGAAGTGCTTGGCGGCACCCGGCTGGAAGAGTGCGACAGTGCCCGCGTGCGGCGACCTCGGCGACTGGGTCACGAGCTGCACCGATCTGTGCGTCAATGCACTGACCAGCCCCGTCCCACAACGCTGTCGCTGAGCGCGGCCCACGCTGGCGCAGAAGGCAGGCCGCGCGGTCGGCGAGCGCTGGCGCGCCTTTGCTGAGCGCAGACCGTCGCACCATCCCGCGAGCGCAGACCATCGCGGCATCGCTGAGCGCTGGCGCGCCGGTTCAGCGACCTCGGGCCCCGAGCGGCAGGGCGAAGGGCCGATGACGTCTGAGACGCCACACCCACAAAAAACCAAAGCCCGACCCGGCGGAGCTGAAACCACGAAGAGCTGCGCAGCGGTGGGCTTTCAGCCACGCCACCGGAGGGCTTTGCTATCATCCCGCGCCATGCACGTAGGGTTGGTGACGGCGCCGGGACTGCTGGGCCAGTTCGTGATGCGCGCGATCGAGCCCGCGGGGCATCGCTTGTCCGTGGCGCCAGACCTCGATGCGTTGATGGACCAGGCCGACGACGCATTGCAGGTCGTGCTCTTCGCGCCGGTGGTGGATGGCCTGCCCGCGGCCCAGGTGCTGCAACAAGCGCAAGGCGACGGCACTGCCCCCGAGCGCGCGGTGTATCTCGGCCTCGACGTGGCGAGTTGTGAAGAAGCGCGCCGCGCGGGGTTTCTGCAAGCGATCCAACTGCCCTTTCAAGCGCAAGAACTGCTGCGCGTCATCGAAGCTTCGGCCGAGGGCAAACTCACGGTGCTGCTGGTCGACGACAGCGATCTGATCCACAAGCACACCGTGCCGATGCTCACGGAAGCGGGCTATCGCGTGGAGGAAGCCTGGAACGGCAAGCAAGCGCTGGAGATGATCGAGAAAGCGCGTCCCGACCTGGTGCTCTCGGACGTCGAGATGCCGGAGATGGACGGTTTCACCCTGTGTCGCACGCTCAAGGAGAGCGAAGCGCTGTCCAGCATTCCGGTGGTGATCTGCTCCTCCCTGGGCGAGGCCGCGGATCTGGAGAAGGGCTTCGACGCGGGCGCCGACGACTACTTGGTGAAGCCCGTGGTGCCCGAGGAGCTCGTGAGCCGCCTCCACGCGCTACTCGCCACGCGCATGATCAGCGCGCGCGAGCACATTCTGGTGGTGGACGACTCGGCCGCGGTGCGCCACTTGGTCGCGGATTGCCTGCGACGACAGGGTTTTCGCATCGAGACCGCGGTGGACGGCCAAGACGGTCTGGACAAGGCGCAGGGCGAAGTCCCCGACCTGGTGCTGACGGACTACGACATGCCGCGCATGACGGGCTTTCAGTTCGTGCATGCCTTGCGACGCGACGAAAGCACCCGCGACGTGCCGATCGTGATGCTCACGGCGCGGGAGAGCAAACGCGACCAAGCGCAGATGCGTGCCGCGGGGCTGACGAGCTACCTGGTAAAGCCTTTCTCGACGGACAAGTGCATCGCGATCGTGGAGCGTGTGCTCGCCGAGTCGCGCTTGTCTCGCTACAAAGAAGCGAGCCGTCTCTACATCAGCGAGGGCGCCGTGCGCGCAGCGGAGGCGCTGAGTCTGAGTGGCGTAAAGGGCGAGGTTCGAGCCAAAGAAGTCGATGCCACGCTGCTCTTCTCCGACATCTCGGGCTTCACCAGCATGAGTTCGCGCATGAGTCCACAAGACGTGGTGGCGATCCTGAACGAGTCCTTCGACGCATTGTGCATCGTGATTCGGGATCAGGGCGGGGACATCGACAAGTTCATCGGCGACGCGATCATGGCGGTGTTCGAAGATCGCCCCGACTTCGACGAGCCCCACGCGCTTCGCGCGGCGCGGGCGGCCTGGGGCATGCAGCAGGCGCTGACCGCGTTCAATGCCAAGCGAGAAAAGCCTTTGGTGATGCGCATTGGGCTCAATGCGGGCCCCGTGGTGCGTGGCGACATCGGCTCGCGCTTCGTACGTCGCGACTACACTTGCATTGGCGACGTGGTCAACCGAGCCCAACGCCACGAGTCGAAGGCGCCCCTGGGCGGCGTGCTGATGAGCATGAGCGTGTACGAGCGCGTGAAGGATCTGGTGCTGGCCGAAGAGATGACCGGGCTGACCTTCAAGGGAATCGACGAGCCTCAGAGTGCGTTCGTGCTAAAGGGGTTTGTCGAATCGTCATGAAGTGGAATCTCACGAATTTTCGCCGACGCTCGCTGCTGGTGCTTGCTGCCGGGGGGCTCGTCGCCGCCATCGCCAGCGTGCCGCGCGCGGCCGATGCAGATCCGTCCAAGGCCAGCCGCTACCCCTACGATCCCGTGTGTGATTGGGGGCGAGTGTCGAACGGCAAAGGCATGCTGGTGCGTTGTCTGAGCCAAGCCGAAGCCGCATCCCTGGCCAGCGGGGCCGCGCCAACGCCCACGGCGAGCGCGAGTGCGACGCCGAGTAGCAGCACGCCGCTCAAGGCCGACGTCGTGGGAGTCACCGCCGACGAAGGGGATCTGCCCGGCGCGCAGAAGAAGCTGCGCGAAGCGAACGCGAAGTACGCCGAATGCGTCGAGAAGGAGGGCGGACTGAGCGCCACGCGGGGAGAAGTCCACGTGCGCTTCTTGGTGCGTGCACGCGGACGCGCCGAGGGCGTGAGCGTAGCCAAGCGTGTCGGGGTCAGCGAATCCGCCGCGCGCTGCGTTGCCCACGTGGTGGATCGGCGCTGGGTGGGCACGCCAGCAGCGCCCATCGTCGGCGGCACCGCAGTCATTCGCTTGGAAAAGCGCTAGGATCGTCTCGAGCCGTCTCGGCAAGATCAGATCCCGAAGACAACTTGCGGGCAAGACCCACGGAAACAGCGGCGAGGCCGGCGCATGCTGCGTTGGCGGACGCGAGTGACGCAAGGACTTCTGGCAAGTCACTGCTCGAGGTGGAGCCTCCCGAAACTCCGCGAAGCCCCGGCGCGGGTGCTTTGAGGTGGCTGTCCATCGCCGGTTTCGGAGTAGAGTGCCTAGGTGCCCGTTCGCGTTCTGGTCGTCGATGACTCTGCCTTCATGCGTGGGGCGATCGCGCGCGTGCTCTCCAGTGACGATCGCTTCGAAGTAGTGGGCCAAGCCTCCGACGGGACGAGCGCGGTGCAAATGGCGCGGGACGTCACGCCCGACGTCATCACCATGGACTTCAACATGCCCGGCATGAACGGCGCCGAGGCAACCCGGGCGATCTTGGCGGAGCGTGGCGTACCGATCGTGATGCTCTCGGCCCACACGCGCCAGGGCGCCACGGCAACGGTGGAAGCACTGGCGGCGGGCGCCGTCGATTTCGTCGAGAAGCCCGATGGCGAAGTCAGTGCGAATCTGAGCGGCATTCGCGATGCGCTGATCGACAAGCTGCTACAGGCGTCCGGGGCCAACGTGCGCGGCGGTCCCGCACCTTCCATGCCGATGTCCGAGCCGACGTCCTCGCGCCGCAAAGCTCGCGCGGCGGCTCGCCCCATTCCCGCG
The nucleotide sequence above comes from Polyangiaceae bacterium. Encoded proteins:
- a CDS encoding response regulator codes for the protein MHVGLVTAPGLLGQFVMRAIEPAGHRLSVAPDLDALMDQADDALQVVLFAPVVDGLPAAQVLQQAQGDGTAPERAVYLGLDVASCEEARRAGFLQAIQLPFQAQELLRVIEASAEGKLTVLLVDDSDLIHKHTVPMLTEAGYRVEEAWNGKQALEMIEKARPDLVLSDVEMPEMDGFTLCRTLKESEALSSIPVVICSSLGEAADLEKGFDAGADDYLVKPVVPEELVSRLHALLATRMISAREHILVVDDSAAVRHLVADCLRRQGFRIETAVDGQDGLDKAQGEVPDLVLTDYDMPRMTGFQFVHALRRDESTRDVPIVMLTARESKRDQAQMRAAGLTSYLVKPFSTDKCIAIVERVLAESRLSRYKEASRLYISEGAVRAAEALSLSGVKGEVRAKEVDATLLFSDISGFTSMSSRMSPQDVVAILNESFDALCIVIRDQGGDIDKFIGDAIMAVFEDRPDFDEPHALRAARAAWGMQQALTAFNAKREKPLVMRIGLNAGPVVRGDIGSRFVRRDYTCIGDVVNRAQRHESKAPLGGVLMSMSVYERVKDLVLAEEMTGLTFKGIDEPQSAFVLKGFVESS